A window of Microbacterium luteolum contains these coding sequences:
- a CDS encoding aldo/keto reductase has protein sequence MLETTDHVRLGNTGLRISPVVLGCMSFGAPDRGTHRWSLDEETSRPLIRQALEAGITTFDTADVYSDGTSEEFVGRALADFAQRDQVVIATKVHGRMGPGANQAGLSRAHILSGIDASLRRLGTDFIDLYQIHRWDPETPIEETMEALHDVVRSGKARYIGASSMWTWQFAKAQHVARLNGWTPFVSMQDQYNLLQREEEREMHPYCLDSGVGVLPWSPLARGRVTRDWDETTARTATDEFGATLYRREEESNRAIVDAVGRVAAERRVSRAQIALAWVAQQSAVTAPIVGATRAEHIEDAVASAGIRLESTELAQLESAYTPREPEGF, from the coding sequence ATGCTGGAGACGACCGACCACGTACGGCTGGGGAACACCGGCCTCCGCATCTCCCCGGTGGTGCTGGGCTGCATGAGCTTCGGCGCGCCCGACCGCGGCACCCACCGCTGGTCGCTCGACGAGGAGACCAGTCGTCCGCTCATCCGTCAGGCGCTCGAAGCAGGGATCACCACGTTCGACACGGCCGACGTGTACTCCGACGGCACGAGCGAGGAGTTCGTCGGCCGCGCGCTCGCCGACTTCGCGCAGCGCGACCAGGTCGTGATCGCCACGAAGGTGCACGGCCGCATGGGGCCTGGCGCGAACCAGGCCGGGCTCAGCCGCGCGCACATCCTGTCGGGCATCGACGCGAGCCTCCGCCGCCTCGGCACCGACTTCATCGATCTCTACCAGATCCACCGCTGGGACCCGGAGACGCCGATCGAGGAGACCATGGAGGCGCTCCACGACGTCGTGCGCTCCGGAAAGGCGCGGTACATCGGCGCCTCCTCGATGTGGACCTGGCAGTTCGCGAAGGCGCAGCACGTCGCCCGCCTGAACGGGTGGACGCCCTTCGTCTCGATGCAGGACCAGTACAACCTGCTCCAGCGCGAGGAGGAGCGCGAGATGCACCCGTACTGCCTCGACTCCGGCGTCGGAGTGCTGCCGTGGTCGCCACTCGCGCGCGGACGCGTCACCCGCGACTGGGACGAGACGACCGCCCGCACCGCGACCGACGAGTTCGGCGCGACCCTGTACCGCAGGGAAGAGGAGTCGAACCGGGCGATCGTGGATGCCGTCGGTCGTGTCGCCGCGGAGCGCCGTGTCTCGCGCGCGCAGATCGCCCTCGCCTGGGTCGCGCAGCAGTCGGCCGTCACCGCGCCGATCGTCGGCGCCACCCGCGCGGAGCACATCGAGGATGCCGTCGCCTCGGCCGGCATCCGCCTGGAATCCACCGAGCTGGCCCAGCTGGAGAGCGCCTACACGCCGCGGGAGCCGGAGGGCTTCTGA
- a CDS encoding SDR family NAD(P)-dependent oxidoreductase, which translates to MDLHIAGKRVFISGSTQGIGRAAALACAIEGASVVINGRSQARVAEAVDRLRAEAPGADISGIAADLADPAQVDALLEALGEVDILVNNAGVFDVAPFAQIDDAEWSRYFQLNMMAAVRLSRRLLPGMLARNEGRIIFIGTESAVDVPAEMIHYGATKAAALAVANGLAKLTRGTNVTVNTVLGGPTYSDGVAAAVESIAAAQSVDVEQLKGSLVRDTSLLQRFIRPEEIAHLVAYLASPLSSATNGAALRADGGVLTTIL; encoded by the coding sequence ATGGATCTCCACATCGCCGGCAAAAGGGTCTTCATCAGCGGCTCCACGCAGGGGATCGGTCGCGCGGCGGCTCTCGCCTGCGCCATCGAAGGCGCCAGTGTCGTCATCAACGGCCGCTCGCAGGCCCGCGTCGCCGAGGCGGTGGACCGGCTCCGCGCCGAAGCGCCTGGCGCCGACATCTCGGGGATCGCGGCGGACCTCGCCGATCCTGCCCAGGTGGACGCGCTCCTGGAAGCCCTCGGGGAGGTCGACATCCTGGTGAACAACGCCGGCGTCTTCGACGTCGCGCCGTTCGCGCAGATCGACGACGCGGAGTGGTCCCGGTACTTCCAGCTCAACATGATGGCTGCCGTGCGCCTGTCGCGCCGGTTGCTGCCGGGGATGCTGGCCAGGAACGAGGGGCGCATCATCTTCATCGGCACGGAATCGGCCGTCGACGTGCCGGCGGAGATGATCCACTACGGCGCCACGAAAGCGGCCGCGCTCGCCGTGGCGAACGGCCTCGCGAAGCTCACACGCGGCACGAACGTCACGGTGAACACGGTGCTCGGCGGACCGACGTACTCCGATGGAGTCGCAGCGGCGGTCGAGAGCATCGCCGCCGCGCAGTCCGTCGACGTGGAGCAGCTCAAGGGGTCGCTCGTGCGCGACACGTCGCTGCTGCAGCGGTTCATCCGACCGGAGGAGATCGCCCATCTGGTCGCGTACCTCGCGAGTCCTCTCTCCTCGGCGACCAACGGCGCCGCCCTGCGTGCGGACGGCGGGGTGCTCACGACCATCCTCTGA
- a CDS encoding MarR family winged helix-turn-helix transcriptional regulator encodes MALTGSADALGPDELETWSALATLLEWLPTALDAQLQRDSGISHFEYGILFALAEADERTLRMSELASYANSTLSRLSRAVARLEAKSWVRRAPDPTDGRITLATLTDEGADAARAAAPGHVALVRRLVFDALTPTQATQLRTASRRITGAIREQDGWMPRV; translated from the coding sequence ATGGCACTCACGGGATCAGCAGACGCGCTCGGGCCGGACGAACTCGAGACCTGGTCCGCACTCGCGACCCTGCTCGAGTGGCTGCCGACCGCACTCGACGCGCAGCTGCAGCGCGATTCGGGCATCAGTCATTTCGAGTACGGCATCCTCTTCGCCCTCGCCGAGGCCGATGAGCGCACGCTGCGGATGAGCGAACTCGCGAGCTACGCGAACAGCACGCTCTCGCGCCTGTCTCGAGCCGTCGCGCGTCTCGAGGCGAAGAGCTGGGTCCGTCGCGCTCCCGACCCGACCGACGGACGCATCACGCTCGCGACGCTGACCGATGAGGGAGCGGATGCCGCGCGCGCCGCCGCGCCTGGGCACGTCGCACTCGTGCGTCGGCTCGTCTTCGATGCGCTCACGCCGACACAGGCGACGCAGCTGCGCACCGCGAGCCGTCGCATCACCGGTGCGATCCGTGAGCAGGACGGGTGGATGCCGCGCGTGTGA
- a CDS encoding siderophore-interacting protein, whose translation MTQEQPRRAPEQAVLTVQQVEQVSPDLIRITAGGDGYDAFRDNDSTDKYVKILFADPAHGLRPPYDLAQLREESPEKLPTRRTYTVRSADPAERRLVIDFVVHGDEGVAGPWARAAQPGDTLVVSGAGGGYRPDPAAPWHLLVGDHTALPAISSAIESMDAATRGHVLLSVTDAADRILPEAPAGLTVTWTQSDDELLAALGALAWADGHPHVFAHGERATIKEVRAVLKQREVPRESLSISAYWARGRAEDQFQAEKREPIGQIE comes from the coding sequence ATGACACAAGAGCAGCCGCGCAGAGCTCCCGAACAGGCCGTCCTCACCGTTCAGCAGGTCGAGCAGGTGAGCCCCGACCTGATCCGGATCACGGCCGGCGGCGACGGGTACGACGCGTTCCGCGACAACGACTCGACCGACAAGTACGTCAAGATCCTGTTCGCGGATCCGGCTCACGGGCTGAGGCCGCCGTACGACCTTGCGCAGCTGCGGGAGGAGAGCCCGGAGAAGCTCCCGACGCGGCGGACGTACACGGTCCGCTCGGCCGATCCCGCTGAGCGGCGCCTGGTGATCGACTTCGTCGTGCACGGCGACGAGGGTGTGGCCGGACCCTGGGCGCGCGCGGCGCAGCCCGGCGACACGCTCGTCGTCAGCGGCGCCGGCGGCGGCTACCGCCCCGATCCCGCCGCCCCATGGCACTTGCTGGTCGGCGACCACACCGCGCTGCCCGCCATCTCGTCGGCGATCGAGAGCATGGATGCCGCGACTCGGGGTCACGTGCTGCTCTCGGTGACCGACGCCGCCGACCGCATCCTGCCGGAGGCACCGGCCGGACTGACGGTGACGTGGACGCAGTCCGACGACGAGCTGCTCGCAGCCCTCGGCGCCCTGGCCTGGGCCGATGGCCACCCGCACGTCTTCGCCCACGGAGAGCGCGCGACCATCAAGGAGGTCCGCGCCGTGCTGAAGCAGCGCGAGGTGCCGCGCGAATCCCTGTCGATCTCGGCGTACTGGGCCCGGGGCCGCGCCGAGGATCAGTTCCAGGCGGAGAAGCGCGAGCCGATCGGTCAGATCGAGTAG